AAGCAGTACAACAGCGGCCAGCCACCAGGGAAAGTCTTCTTTGTCGTGTTTCGGAGCAGCCATCGTCGTCTTTCAAGAAAAACCCCGGCCCAATGGACCGGGGAGTATTAGGTTCAAAACCTTTGGACCTTACTGACCCAGTTTATAGTCGAGGAACCACTTGGTGTTCAGCGCTTCTAGGGTACCGTCGGCCTCCATCGAGGCGATCGCGGCGTTGATCGAGGGCACCAGCTCACTGCCCTTGGGGAAGATAAAGCCGAAGTCCTCGGTGCCCAGCGGGTCACCAACGATTTTCAAACCACCGTTGGATGCGGTCACATAGCCATTGGCTGCGGTGCTGTCTGACAGGGCCAGATCAACGTCGCCGACGCGCAGGGCCTGAATGGCAGCACCAAAGTTTTCAAACAGTTTGATACGCGGGTTGGCCTCGTCACCGTCCAGAATATCATAGACAGTCACATAAAACGGCGTGGTGCCCGGCTGTGCGGCGGCCAGAAAGTCACTGTTGGCGGCAAAGCCAGCGGCATCGTCAAAGCGGGTCTCATCGCCAGCCACAATCATCCGCATCTGCGAGGTCAGATATTTGTCGGAAAAATCGACCTTTTCCTTGCGGTCGTCGCGGATGGTGATCCCGGTCATACCCAGATCATACTGGCCTTCGCTGACGGCGGGGATCATCGCATCCCAGCTGCTGTTCTCATAGACCACGGTGATGTTGATACGTTTGGCGATTTCCGCCATGGCATCATATTCCCAGCCAATCGCATCACCCGATTTCGGGTCAACAAACTGCAATGGCGGATAGGCGTTTTCAGTGGCAACAACCACTTCCTGACCACCCAGATCAGGCAGGTCCGCCGCCAGTGCGCCGCTGGCCAATCCAAATACCGCTGCTGCGGTCACAGTGAAAATCGTTTTCATCTTATCCCCCTCTCAAGAATTAATATTGCAACAGACTTGCCGCGCGCGCGCGTTCAGTGCAAGCCATCAGTCACGATTAGGACCGCAAACCGGGCATTCAGGCGTCGATTTCAACTGAATACGCCGCGTTTCGCAGTATAGCCCATCATAAATCAGCATCGCACCGCGCAGGCCTTCGCCGGCACCGGTGATCTGTTTGATCGCTTCCAGCGCCATCATCGCCCCAACAACCCCCGGCAACGGTCCCACCACGCCTGCCTCGGAACAGGACGGCACCAACCCAGCGGCGGGCTCCTCCGGGAAGATACATTGATAGCAGGGACCACCGGCGCTGGGATGAAACAGGCTCAGCTGGCCCTCCCACTGCGACAGAGCCCCGGATATCAAAGGCTTGCCCAGCGCCACCGCCACGCGATTGATCAAATACCGGGTGTCGAAATTATCAGTGCCATCCAGAATCAGGTCATAGTCGGCAAACAGATCTTCTGCGATTTCTGCATTCAGACGTCGGTGATAGGGATGCACCGTAACATAAGGGTTTTGCGCCTTCATTGCCTTTTCAGCTGAAAACACCTTGGCCATCCCAATGTCTTCATCGCGGTGGATCACCTGACGCTGCAGGTTGGCGTTCTCGACCTCGTCATCATCGATCACACCAATGGTGCCCACACCCGCCGCCGCAAGATACATCAGCGCAGGCGCACCCAGGCCACCCGCACCGATCACCAGAATACGGGCGTTTTTCAATTTCTTCTGCCCCGGACCGCCCAGTTCACGCAACACGATGTGACGGGCGTACCGATCCAGTTCTGTCTCTGAAAAAGATCCGGTTTTCTGCGACATATCTGTCTCCTTAGGCGCGGCGCGGGCCTTCAGAGCAGCAATAAGGCGTAAGTAGCCTGCCGCCAAGAGGCCAAATCCGCCTAGCACCAACCATGGCATCACGCCCCCCCCGGTGGCCAGACGCAGATTGTGGCCGTCAGGAAGGGTCAGATGAACGGTCAAAAGCGCTAAATACAGCACCAAAACCACAGAGCCACGCACAGCCTTAGGCATCCCAAGAAAGCGGCCGCCCCACCAAATGATGGCGGCAAAAATCAGTATGGAAAGCATCAGTTTTGACCTGTTGACCCAAATCCGCCGTCGCCACGCTGGGTCTCTCCCAATGCACCTGCCAGCTCGAACTCGGCCTGCAGCACAGGGGCAACCACCATCTGCGCGATGCGATCACCATGGGCAATTTCAAACACCTCCTGGCCCGCGTTCATCACAATCACCCCCAAGGGGCCGCGATAGTCGCTATCGATGGTTCCAGGCGCATTGGGCAAGGTTATACCATGTTTCAGCGCCAGCCCAGATCGGGGCCGGATTTGCACCTCATATCCCTGCGGCATCTCAATCCTCAGTCCGGTGGACACCAGCGCCCGTGCACCCGGCAACAGCACAACCTTGCCCCGGTCAGCCAGGTTCGCCCGCAAATCCGCCCCCGCAGCCCCCGCCGTTTCATAAGCCGGCAGCGGCACTGACTGATCCGCACCAGCGTCATATATCACCCGGATAGAGATCATACCGCCGCCCTCTTCATCTTTTTCAAAATACTCCCGCCGGAGGCAAGACATCTCACTGCGCCAGCGCCGCCGCCATCCGCTCGGCCAATTGCCGCGCCACATCCTCTTTGCCCATACGCGGCCAGACCTCGGCACCCGCATCCGAGATCAGCACCACCGCATTTTCACTTCCGCCCATGATGCCAGTGGCAGGCGAGACATCATTGGCAACAATCCAGTCACAGCCCTTGCGCAGACGCTTGGCAGTGGCGTGATCAATCACATCATTGGTTTCAGCCGCAAAGCCAACCACCAGCGATGGCCGTCCCTCGCCCATCCGTGACACCCGCTTCAGAATATCCGGGTTTTCAGCAAACTCCATCACCGGCAGGCCATCCTTGGATTTCTTCAACTTGCGGTCCGACGCATTGACCACCCGCCAATCTGACACCGCAGCGGCAAAGACCCCAGCCACAACCGGCAGCGCCGCGTCCACGGCTTCAGACATTTGGCGCGCCGTTTCAACCTCCACCACCTGCACCCCCTCAGGTGGGCGCACCGTGGCCGGGCCCGTGATAAACACCACTTCCGCCCCCAGATCGCGCAGAGCACGGGCCATCGCGGCGCCCTGTGCCCCAGACGAGCGGTTGGCGATATAGCGCACGGGATCAATCGGCTCATGTGTTGGCCCCGAGGTGACCAATATCCGCTGCCCCTGCAGCGGCCCATCTGACAACTTCGCATGAACCGCCGCAATGATTTCATCAACCTCGGCCAGGCGACCGGGTCCAAATTCACCACAGGCCATGCGACCCGCATTTGGACCGACAAAACTGACCCCATCCGCCTTTAGTGTCTCGATATTGCGCCGGGTGGCTGAATGTTCCCACATCCTGACATTCATCGCTGGAGCGACCAAAACATCTGTGTCCGTCGCCAGCAGCAAGGTCGAGGCCAGATCATTGGCCAATCCCTGAGCCATCTTGGCCATCAGGTCGGCGGTGGCGGGTGCCACCACAACCAGATCAGCACTGCGCGACAGTTGGATATGCCCCATCTCAGCCTCGGTGGTCAGATCAAACAAGTCCCGGTGCACCGCTGATCCGGCCAGCGCCGAAACCGACAGCGGTGTTACGAACTCTTCGCCGGCACGGGTCAGAACCGGGGTCACATGGGCCCCCTGATCCTGCAGTCGACGGATCAGATCCAGCGTTTTATAGGCGGCAATGCCGCCGCCAATGATCAGAAGAATTCGTTTGTCAGCCAGCATTTCACCCGTCCTTGCACAGCAATCCAAGCGACCCTACTGCGCAGCGACCAAAGTGTGAAATGGTTTTCCACCTTAACCGCACACCTGGCGCATTCCCAACAGCGCGGCTATTGAAAGGCCAGACAGGGATCCGGGCGCTCTATCGGGTCCGCATCCACAACCAGATCAAATTCCCCTGAAACCTGCCCCGCCTCGGATTGTCCCAGCGACAGCACCAAAATCTCCGGACGAGCCTGTGCAAGATAGACCGGTACACCGCGATCTTTTCGGGCGTGACCATTGCCGGTTATCACGACGACAGGGCCACCGGTGACCTGCAAGGCCTGGACCACAGCATCCGCCAGTACCGTGTCCCGCAACCTTTGAAAATCCACCATCAAGGGCAGCATCTCTTTGGGCAAGGCGTCGCAGTGGTTGGCCATCTGGTCCGCCTCGCGCAGCTGTTGGTCTGCGTCTGTCAGCGGCACGTCCAGTCCGAATGTCGCTGCCTTTGTGCCAAAAAAGCCCGCCGCGCCTTTCTCCATAGCGACCCTTGCATCTGACCGCGGCACCAGCCCGCCAAACTGCAGCGCGCCCTCTGCGGCTGCAAAGACCGGGGCGTAGAGCTCAAACGCCGGCCATCCAGAGCTGGACCAGTCAAGATATTGGGAAACCTGATCCGTATCCGACAAAGGAAAAGCAGCCAGGCCTTCGGCTTGCGATTGGGTGATCATCTCCCAGACCACCGCTTTGGGATCCAAAGCGGCCACTATATCTGCCTGCATCTGATGATGCGCTGGATTGTCATGGATTTCGCCCAGGATCACCACATCCGCAACCGCCAATTGCTGCACAACATCAGGGTCTGGAACCGCAGAAGCCGTACTGGCACTGGCGGTGAACAGAAAAATAGCGCCACCCCACAAGGTGACGCTATTTCTTACAAATTTAATAAGGATACTCATACGAGTAGGCTATGAACCTCTCGGGATTGATTTTCAAGGCTTTTCCGCATTTTCAGAAAAGCAGCGGCCTCTAGCTGGCGGACACGCTCTTTGGACAGACCCAATTCAGAGCCCAGACTTTCGAGGGTGCGTGGTCGATCCCGCAGTTTACGTTCTTTGACAATGAAGCGCTCGCGGCGGTTCAAGGCCTGCATCGCCGCCACCAACCAGACCCGCAACTGCCGTCTGTCGTGACGTTTCTCGACCAGTTCCTCGGCCTGGATGCTGTCGTCTTCCAATGCGTCAATCCATTCGCGGCCATCCTCATCCGCCGATTGCACTGCATTCAACGAGAAATCAGACCCGGACAACCGGCCTTCCATCATTTCCACATCCCGGATCGGCACCCCAATTTCGGTGGCGATCTTTTGGTGTAACTGATGGCGGTCCAGCTTGTGGCCCTTCGCGGATTGGACCCGTTCCAACTGCGCCTGAACACGCCGCATATTGAAAAACAGCGATTTCTGCGACGAGGTCGAACCAGTGCGGACCATCGACCAATTGCGCATCACGTGGTCCTGAATAGAAGCCTTGATCCACCAGACCGCATAAGTCGAGAACCGGACCCCCCGATCCGGATCAAACTTATCGGCGGCCTTCATCAAGCCCAAACCTGCTTCTTGAATCAAATCATTCATCGGCGCGCCATAGCGCTTGAATTTGGCAGCCATTGAAATTGCCAGTCTTAGATAGGCGTTGATCAGGCGGTGCAGGGCTGCCTCATCCTTTTGATCCCGCCAGGCATAGGCCAGTCGCAATTCTGTTTCTGCGTCCAGCAATTCTGCCTTCATTGCCTTCTTTGGCAATGGATTGTCATTATGTGTTTCACGTGCCATGCATTTTCCCCCGAAAACGGCAAAAGCGTCTACGTCCTGAAGTAACGCGATGTACAAGATGGGCCCAACATGTCGGCGTGCAGTTTTTACGGCTCAGTGGCATTCTGCCACGTGGCAACAAGTTCAGTGAGCGGATGGGCGCAAAATACCCCATCCAGTTGCCGGCCACCCCGCTCTGGTATGCGACACGGGGAACTGCCTCTGTCTCAGCTTGTTTTTAGCGGGCCCTGCAGTTACCCACAGGTACGGCTTCTGTATCTAAAAGGTTATTGAATTTGTCTAAACAAGTCACACTGATTTTGGGGGGAGCAGCCTCTGGAAAGAGTTCATATGCCGAACGTATATGTTTTAATTCCGCAAAAAGAAGGACTTACTTAGCCACATCACAAATAGTTGATAGTGAAATGCGCGTTAAAATAGACAAACATGTCGTGCAAAGAGGGGGCGGGTGGACAACCTATGAGGAGCATTTGGACCTTTCGCCAATTCTGCTCTCATTTGATCAATCCCAAATTTGCCTATTGGATTGCGCTACAATGTGGTTGTCAAATCAATTACTGGCCGGAAATAACCTCCAAATTGCTCAGCAGGAATTACTGACTGCAATTTCTTGCTGCAAATCAGAGCTGGTAATTGTTTCAAATGAGGTCGGAATGGGAATTGTCCCGGACAATGCTCTGGCCCGCCAATTTCGCGAAGCCCAGGGACGATTAAACATTGTCCTTGCCGAGCATGCGGACTGCGTCGTTCATGTGGTTGCCGGACTACCAAATGTGCTGAAAGGTGCTGTTTCGTGACCCGCCTGTATTTGGTTCGACATGGTCCAACCCATGCCAAATGTATGGTCGGATGGTCAGATTTGCCCGCCGATCTATCCGATGGCGCTGCCTTGGCGCGACTGGATAATTATCTGCCACAGGATGCGCTTGTCGTTTCATCGGACCTGACACGGGCCGTGGCCACCGCCGATGCCATACAGGGCAGCCGGCCCCGCCTGCCCCACACCCAAAACTTGCGTGAAATTCACTTTGGCGACTGGGAATTACGGACCTGGGCCGAGATTGACGCTGAAGACCCGGTGCGGATCAAGGCCTACTGGGAAACCCCAGGAGATGTGACTCCACCGCGCGGTGAAAGCTGGAATCAGGTCTGCACACGCGTTGACGCAGCTATTGATCAGCTTGTTCAGGCCCATTCTGGCAGGAATTTAATTGTCGTGGGACATTTCGGCCAAATATTAACACAAGTGCAGCGTGCTGAAAAACTAACCGCAGAAGAGGTCTTTGCTCATCGCATTGACAATCTGTCGGTCAGCGAAATCAGCAAGAGTTCCAAAGGATGGAGTATAGGCAAAATCAATCACTGTCCTTGATGACCTTTACCAAAAACTTTCATTTTACCTGATGCCTTTTACACTCCTATCCTGCTGCCATGACATATGATCTTTATATTGGCGACCGCATGTTTTCCAGTTGGTCTTTACGCGGCTGGCTCATGCTCGAAAAGTTTGCAATCCCGCATAACACTCACATGATTGGGTTGTATTCCGGCACCATGGCCAAAGACATGGAGGAATTGGCGCCGGCGCGGCTGGTTCCGACCCTGCGCACTCCAGACGGGCTGGTCGTCGGGGAATCCTTGGCAATGGGGGAAACCCTGGCCGAACTAAACCCAACGGCTGGTCTATGGCCCAGTGACCCTGCACAACGGGCAACTGCACGTTGGTTATGTGCAGAAATGGTCGGTGGATTTGGGGCGCTTCGCAGTGACTGCGCCATGCAGTTTCGCCATATTTGGAAAGATTTTATCCCGTCCGATGCCGTCAAAGCGGATCTGGCCCGCGTCGAGACCCTTTGGGCACATGCCCGCGCTATGTCGGGCAGTGCAGACGGTTTCCTGTTTGGCACCTATTCGCTGGCGGATGTTTTCTATACGCCTGTAGCAGCGCGCATTGTTGGGTATGACCTACCCGTATCACAGGCAGCGCGCGCCTATTGTAATCTGTTGTTAGCAGACCCCGCCGTTTTAAAATGGCAACAGCTGGCACAAGACGTGACATATGACCCGATGCCCTATGATATGGATCTGCCCAAGCGCCCCTGGACCCTGGCGAACTAAGGGCGATTTCATCGTGAAATGACGGTGACGTTAACCCCTTGGAAACCATATTTCTCAACCATCTCTCTCTGAACCATTAGGAGCAGGGAGAGATGACCGCGCGCGCCTATACCGTTGCATTCCAGGGGGTCGAGGCCCGCCAGGTCGAGGTGCAATGTGCTGTCGCACCGGGCCTGCCTGCGTTTTCGGTGGTCGGGTTGCCCGACAAGGCCGTATCCGAGGCCCGCGACAGGGTGCGATCAGCCTTTGCGACCATGTCGATTGCGCTGCCGTCCAAGCGGATCACCATCAATCTGTCGCCGGCTGACCTGCCGAAGGAGGGCAGCCATTTCGACCTGTCCATTGCCCTGGCGCTGCTGGCGGCCATTGACATTATCCCGGCCGAGGCCGCCGCCGAAACCATTGCGCTGGGTGAGCTGTCGCTCGACGGGACGCTGGTTCCTGTTATCGGCGCCCTGCCAGCCGCTATGACCGCCGCCGAAGAACAACGCACCTTACTGTGTCCGCAGGCCTCGGGTGCCGAGGCGGCCTGGGTCACGACCGCAAACGTAATTGGCGCCGCTAACCTGGCCGAGGTGGTGCGCCATTTCACTGGTCAGATGCTGATTGCCCCGTCCCAGCCCGGCGAGGTCAGCAGCCCGGCAGCGGTCAAGGATCTGCGGGACGTCAGGGGCCAGGAACGGGCCAAACGGGCGCTGGAAATTGCGGCGGCCGGCCGTCATCACATTTTGATGGTGGGCACACCGGGGTCCGGAAAATCGATGTTGGCCGCAAGACTACCCGGTATTCTGCCACCGCTGTCTCCGGGTGAGGCACTGCAGACATCGATGATCCAGTCCCTGTGCGGCATGATCGAAGAAGGTGGCATCAACCGCACCCGCCCGTTTCGCGAACCGCATCACACGGCGTCGATGGCGGCGATTGTCGGCGGCGGCCGTCAGGCCAAACCGGGCGAGATCAGTCTGGCGCACAACGGCATCTTATTTCTGGACGAGTTCCCCGAGTTCAACCGCGCGGTGTTGGAAACCCTGCGCCAGCCCATTGAAACCGGCGAAGTGATGATTGCCCGCGCCAACGCGCACGTAAAATACCCCAGCCGGTTCATGCTGGTGGCGGCCGCCAATCCCTGCAAATGCGGCTATCTGACCGACCCCGCCCGGGCCTGTTCGCGGGCGCCGATCTGTGGCGAGGATTATATGGGGCGCATTTCCGGCCCCCTGATGGACCGGTTTGATTTGCGGGTCGAAGTGCCGCCGGTTGCATTTAGCGATCTGGACCTGCCCGCAAACGGCGATAGCACAGAACAGGTCGCTGCCCGCGTTGCTGCCGCGCGCGCGCTGCAAAGCACTCGTTTTAAAGATCACAGTGAATTGCGGCAGAATACCGATATCGAGGGGGAGTTGCTGGAACAGGTGGCGCGACCAGACAGCGAAAGTCGCGACTTATTACGCCGCGCCTCAGATCGGTTTGGCCTGACAGCGCGGGGCTATCACCGGGTGCTACGTGTGGCCCGAACAATTGCGGATCTTGACGGTGCGCCAGACATCCGCCGCCGCGATGTGGCCGAGGCGCTGAGCTTCAGACTGGCCACATCACGCTAGGGTCAGGATGCATTCCCCTTCAACCCAGCGCTCTCTTCCTGCTTCATCTGGCCAAAAATATCTCGGGGGTGAATTGGCCGAATGGCCAAGAGGGGGCAGCGCCCCTTTTTCGCCCCAGTGCTGTGCTGATGGGCCCGAACAATGCCGCTGTCCTCTAGCATGTATTCAAAGTTCGGGTCACCACTCAAGCCCTGGAAAAGACGCAGGTTTTATAGTTTGGCCTCAATCGCTTGCCAGATCTTCTCGGCAATATTCACCCCATCAAAGCGCTCCAGCTCTTGGATACCAGTCGGAGAAGTCACGTTGATTTCGGTCAGATAGTCGCCAATCACGTCGATGCCGACAAAAACCTGACCTTTTTCCTTCAACAATGGGCCGATGGCGGCGCAGATTTCCAGATCGCGTTCGGTCAGGCCGATTTTCTCGGGGCGACCGCCGACGTGCATGTTAGACCGGGTTTCGCCCTTGGCTGGGACACGGTTGATGGCGCCGACTGGTTCGCCATCGACCAATATCACGCGCTTGTCGCCATTGCTGACGTCGGGCAGGAATTTCTGCACGATCAGCGGCTCGCGGCTGAAACTTGTGAACAACTCGTGCAGTGAGGTCAGATTGCGGTCATTGGCGTCCAGTCGAAACACCCCGGCGCCGCCGTTGCCATAAAGTGGCTTCAGAATCACATCGCCGTGCTTGGCCTTGAACGCCTTGATGGTGTCCAGATCGCGTGCAATCGTTGTCGGTGGCGTCAGGTCCGGGAAATCCAGAACCAGCAGTTTTTCCGGGTAATTGCGCACCCAGAACGGGTCATTCACCACCAGAACCTGATCCTTGAGCCGGTCCAGTATATGGGTTGCAGTGATGTAGTTCATGTCGAACGGAGGATCCTGACGCAACCAGATCACATCGAAGTCTGCCAGATCCACCTCGCGCTCGGGGCCTAAGATAGCCGGATCGCCTGCCACCCGCTGCACGGTCATGTCCTGACCACGGGCGGTGACGCGGCCCTCTTGATAGGCCAGTTGGTCCGGCCCGTAGAAAAACAGCGTGTGCCCGCGGGCCTGTGCCTCTTCGGCCAGCCGGAAGCTGCTGTCTGCGTTGATGTCCACGTCCCCGATTGGGTCCATCTGAAAGGCGATCTTCATGCGTCTATCCCTTAACTGTCGGTCAATTACATGGCCCAGCGCCCGGCCATGTTCAATGGGTCAACCCTGTCCAAAGGCATTTTCGATGATTTCAATCTGGCCCGCCCCATCGACCAAGGCCACGTCAAAGCGGGATTCGGTCAGCTGGCCTGCAGGTTCATTGTCCAAATACTGTCCCGCACTGGCGTAAATCCGGCGCATCTGTGCCTCTGTGATCCGCAGGGCGGCGCGGGCGCGGGTTTTGCTGTGCTTTACCTCGACAAAGACCAAGGCAGCACCCGAGCGAAAAATCAGATCGATCTCGCCGCCTGCACCACGCCAACGCCGCTCGGCAAGGCTATAGCCGCGGGCCTCATAGTGTTTGACCACCTGATCCTCGGCCGCCTCCCCCGCCAGATAAGCCCGCTGTCCGCGTCCATGGGGATCTTGCGGCCCTGCCATGTCTTAGCCCGCGTCCTTGGGCAGTTTCAGCGCCAGCTGGTAGACCTTGCGGCGTGGCAGATCATGTAGTTTCGACACAATATCC
This portion of the Parasedimentitalea marina genome encodes:
- a CDS encoding transporter substrate-binding domain-containing protein, encoding MKTIFTVTAAAVFGLASGALAADLPDLGGQEVVVATENAYPPLQFVDPKSGDAIGWEYDAMAEIAKRINITVVYENSSWDAMIPAVSEGQYDLGMTGITIRDDRKEKVDFSDKYLTSQMRMIVAGDETRFDDAAGFAANSDFLAAAQPGTTPFYVTVYDILDGDEANPRIKLFENFGAAIQALRVGDVDLALSDSTAANGYVTASNGGLKIVGDPLGTEDFGFIFPKGSELVPSINAAIASMEADGTLEALNTKWFLDYKLGQ
- a CDS encoding HesA/MoeB/ThiF family protein; this translates as MLSILIFAAIIWWGGRFLGMPKAVRGSVVLVLYLALLTVHLTLPDGHNLRLATGGGVMPWLVLGGFGLLAAGYLRLIAALKARAAPKETDMSQKTGSFSETELDRYARHIVLRELGGPGQKKLKNARILVIGAGGLGAPALMYLAAAGVGTIGVIDDDEVENANLQRQVIHRDEDIGMAKVFSAEKAMKAQNPYVTVHPYHRRLNAEIAEDLFADYDLILDGTDNFDTRYLINRVAVALGKPLISGALSQWEGQLSLFHPSAGGPCYQCIFPEEPAAGLVPSCSEAGVVGPLPGVVGAMMALEAIKQITGAGEGLRGAMLIYDGLYCETRRIQLKSTPECPVCGPNRD
- the dut gene encoding dUTP diphosphatase, whose translation is MISIRVIYDAGADQSVPLPAYETAGAAGADLRANLADRGKVVLLPGARALVSTGLRIEMPQGYEVQIRPRSGLALKHGITLPNAPGTIDSDYRGPLGVIVMNAGQEVFEIAHGDRIAQMVVAPVLQAEFELAGALGETQRGDGGFGSTGQN
- the coaBC gene encoding bifunctional phosphopantothenoylcysteine decarboxylase/phosphopantothenate--cysteine ligase CoaBC, which encodes MLADKRILLIIGGGIAAYKTLDLIRRLQDQGAHVTPVLTRAGEEFVTPLSVSALAGSAVHRDLFDLTTEAEMGHIQLSRSADLVVVAPATADLMAKMAQGLANDLASTLLLATDTDVLVAPAMNVRMWEHSATRRNIETLKADGVSFVGPNAGRMACGEFGPGRLAEVDEIIAAVHAKLSDGPLQGQRILVTSGPTHEPIDPVRYIANRSSGAQGAAMARALRDLGAEVVFITGPATVRPPEGVQVVEVETARQMSEAVDAALPVVAGVFAAAVSDWRVVNASDRKLKKSKDGLPVMEFAENPDILKRVSRMGEGRPSLVVGFAAETNDVIDHATAKRLRKGCDWIVANDVSPATGIMGGSENAVVLISDAGAEVWPRMGKEDVARQLAERMAAALAQ
- a CDS encoding ChaN family lipoprotein, which produces MSILIKFVRNSVTLWGGAIFLFTASASTASAVPDPDVVQQLAVADVVILGEIHDNPAHHQMQADIVAALDPKAVVWEMITQSQAEGLAAFPLSDTDQVSQYLDWSSSGWPAFELYAPVFAAAEGALQFGGLVPRSDARVAMEKGAAGFFGTKAATFGLDVPLTDADQQLREADQMANHCDALPKEMLPLMVDFQRLRDTVLADAVVQALQVTGGPVVVITGNGHARKDRGVPVYLAQARPEILVLSLGQSEAGQVSGEFDLVVDADPIERPDPCLAFQ
- a CDS encoding RNA polymerase factor sigma-32, producing MARETHNDNPLPKKAMKAELLDAETELRLAYAWRDQKDEAALHRLINAYLRLAISMAAKFKRYGAPMNDLIQEAGLGLMKAADKFDPDRGVRFSTYAVWWIKASIQDHVMRNWSMVRTGSTSSQKSLFFNMRRVQAQLERVQSAKGHKLDRHQLHQKIATEIGVPIRDVEMMEGRLSGSDFSLNAVQSADEDGREWIDALEDDSIQAEELVEKRHDRRQLRVWLVAAMQALNRRERFIVKERKLRDRPRTLESLGSELGLSKERVRQLEAAAFLKMRKSLENQSREVHSLLV
- the cobU gene encoding bifunctional adenosylcobinamide kinase/adenosylcobinamide-phosphate guanylyltransferase yields the protein MSKQVTLILGGAASGKSSYAERICFNSAKRRTYLATSQIVDSEMRVKIDKHVVQRGGGWTTYEEHLDLSPILLSFDQSQICLLDCATMWLSNQLLAGNNLQIAQQELLTAISCCKSELVIVSNEVGMGIVPDNALARQFREAQGRLNIVLAEHADCVVHVVAGLPNVLKGAVS
- a CDS encoding histidine phosphatase family protein produces the protein MTRLYLVRHGPTHAKCMVGWSDLPADLSDGAALARLDNYLPQDALVVSSDLTRAVATADAIQGSRPRLPHTQNLREIHFGDWELRTWAEIDAEDPVRIKAYWETPGDVTPPRGESWNQVCTRVDAAIDQLVQAHSGRNLIVVGHFGQILTQVQRAEKLTAEEVFAHRIDNLSVSEISKSSKGWSIGKINHCP
- a CDS encoding glutathione S-transferase; this encodes MTYDLYIGDRMFSSWSLRGWLMLEKFAIPHNTHMIGLYSGTMAKDMEELAPARLVPTLRTPDGLVVGESLAMGETLAELNPTAGLWPSDPAQRATARWLCAEMVGGFGALRSDCAMQFRHIWKDFIPSDAVKADLARVETLWAHARAMSGSADGFLFGTYSLADVFYTPVAARIVGYDLPVSQAARAYCNLLLADPAVLKWQQLAQDVTYDPMPYDMDLPKRPWTLAN
- a CDS encoding YifB family Mg chelatase-like AAA ATPase, with translation MTARAYTVAFQGVEARQVEVQCAVAPGLPAFSVVGLPDKAVSEARDRVRSAFATMSIALPSKRITINLSPADLPKEGSHFDLSIALALLAAIDIIPAEAAAETIALGELSLDGTLVPVIGALPAAMTAAEEQRTLLCPQASGAEAAWVTTANVIGAANLAEVVRHFTGQMLIAPSQPGEVSSPAAVKDLRDVRGQERAKRALEIAAAGRHHILMVGTPGSGKSMLAARLPGILPPLSPGEALQTSMIQSLCGMIEEGGINRTRPFREPHHTASMAAIVGGGRQAKPGEISLAHNGILFLDEFPEFNRAVLETLRQPIETGEVMIARANAHVKYPSRFMLVAAANPCKCGYLTDPARACSRAPICGEDYMGRISGPLMDRFDLRVEVPPVAFSDLDLPANGDSTEQVAARVAAARALQSTRFKDHSELRQNTDIEGELLEQVARPDSESRDLLRRASDRFGLTARGYHRVLRVARTIADLDGAPDIRRRDVAEALSFRLATSR
- the gshB gene encoding glutathione synthase yields the protein MKIAFQMDPIGDVDINADSSFRLAEEAQARGHTLFFYGPDQLAYQEGRVTARGQDMTVQRVAGDPAILGPEREVDLADFDVIWLRQDPPFDMNYITATHILDRLKDQVLVVNDPFWVRNYPEKLLVLDFPDLTPPTTIARDLDTIKAFKAKHGDVILKPLYGNGGAGVFRLDANDRNLTSLHELFTSFSREPLIVQKFLPDVSNGDKRVILVDGEPVGAINRVPAKGETRSNMHVGGRPEKIGLTERDLEICAAIGPLLKEKGQVFVGIDVIGDYLTEINVTSPTGIQELERFDGVNIAEKIWQAIEAKL
- a CDS encoding YraN family protein produces the protein MAGPQDPHGRGQRAYLAGEAAEDQVVKHYEARGYSLAERRWRGAGGEIDLIFRSGAALVFVEVKHSKTRARAALRITEAQMRRIYASAGQYLDNEPAGQLTESRFDVALVDGAGQIEIIENAFGQG